Proteins encoded together in one Argiope bruennichi chromosome 1, qqArgBrue1.1, whole genome shotgun sequence window:
- the LOC129975545 gene encoding uncharacterized protein LOC129975545, producing the protein MSKGCFNLRGWESNVECKHISKYSGNTSVLGIICNLDEDTLKCKIDFGILSCETRMTKRFILSTVQKFYDPLGMLTPSTLLPKLILQDLWKSRFSWDDELPFNVTELFSKWLNEMYLLKEVSLPRFMNFNETSELHVFVDACKGAYAACVFVRSEEEGDIKIRLIRVKNRVAPLKSLSIPRLELMACCIGARLINSVIKAIDAPGIKVTLWSDSTVALWWIKECGDWSVFVANRIKEIRELTEGYSWRHVPGDMNTADILSRGCSPQQMLKSRWWEGPSWLKDNHEFWPFSSIVGQPNEVDIERKKSKSVNMNLTEDTHPWYAERISDYNKMI; encoded by the coding sequence ATGTCTAAAGGTTGTTTTAACTTGAGAGGTTGGGAGAGCAATGTGGAATGCAAACATATCAGTAAATATTCTGGAAATACTTCAGTTTTaggaataatttgtaatttagatGAGGAtactttgaaatgtaaaattgattttggaattttatcttgTGAAACTAGAATGACGAAGAGATTTATTTTGTCTACTGTACAAAAGTTTTATGATCCTCTTGGTATGTTGACGCCTTCTACATTGCTCCCTAAACTTATATTACAAGATCTGTGGAAATCTCGTTTTTCTTGGGACGATGAATTACCTTTTAATGTTACTGAACTGTTTTCTAAATGGTTAAacgaaatgtatttattgaaagaGGTATCCTTGCCTCGTTTTATGAACTTTAACGAAACATCAGAATTACATGTATTTGTAGATGCATGCAAGGGGGCATATGCAGCGTGTGTCTTTGTTAGATCAGAGGAAGAAGGTGACATTAAGATTAGGCTCATTCGCGTTAAAAACAGAGTGGCTCCTTTAAAATCTTTGAGCATTCCAAGATTGGAATTGATGGCTTGCTGTATCGGAGCCAGGCTTATTAACTCTGTTATTAAAGCTATCGATGCACCAGGCATTAAAGTCACACTCTGGTCAGATTCCACTGTTGCTTTGTGGTGGATCAAAGAATGTGGCGACTGGTCTGTTTTTGTTGCCAATCGCATTAAAGAGATCAGAGAACTAACTGAGGGGTATTCGTGGCGTCATGTGCCAGGAGATATGAATACTGCCGACATTTTATCGCGTGGATGTTCCCCACAACAAATGCTAAAATCGAGATGGTGGGAAGGTCCATCATGGTTAAAAGATAACCATGAGTTTTGGCCTTTCAGCAGCATCGTTGGTCAGCCTAATGAAGTGGACATTGAAAGGAAAAAGTCTAAATCTGTAAACATGAATCTAACCGAAGACACACACCCTTGGTATGCAGAAAGAATATCGGattacaataaaatgatttaG
- the LOC129968288 gene encoding ADP-ribosylation factor-like protein 6-interacting protein 1: MADESESKTEGVSQKSEQELVKICRRRLENWREILIHCSALLTWHKPYYPGIIAGIVSAIFLMLWYFDPSVLTTISIFGIIACILDYVVPMLSASVFDSSKWTGTQEKKYEDICHGFVDTYMKIKHMWESVRQIKETKPYLYFIGVLGALLFTAWIGNLINNLFLTYLIVLFLALLPGIKSHNVIRENISVVMGVIKGVTGQSKKKK, encoded by the exons ATGGCAGACGAATCCGAATCCAAAACTGAGGGTGTGTCTCAAAAATCAGAGCAG gAATTGGTAAAAATCTGCAGACGTCGCTTGGAAAATTGGagagaaatattaatacattGCAGTGCTTTATTGACATGGCATAAACCCTATTATCCTGGAATCATTGCAGGAATTGTATCTGCcatattttt AATGCTTTGGTATTTTGATCCATCTGTTTTAACAACTATATCAATTTTTGGTATCATCGCATGCATATTGGATTATGTTGTTCCTATGCTTAGTGCTAGTGTCTTTGATTCAAGCAAATG GACAGgaactcaagaaaaaaaatatgaagatatttgCCATGGATTTGTGGATACATACATGAAGATCAAACATATGTGGGAATCTGTTCGACAGATAAAGGAGACCAAACCTTATCTT tattttattggTGTGTTGGGAGCTCTGCTTTTCACTGCATGGATTGGCAACTTGATTAATAATCTTTTCCTGACATATTTAATTG tgcTTTTCTTAGCCCTACTGCCTGGCATCAAATCTCACAATGTGATCCGGGAAAACATATCAGTTGTCATGGGTGTGATTAAAGGTGTCACTGGGCAatcgaagaagaaaaaatga
- the LOC129981484 gene encoding UBA-like domain-containing protein 2 has translation MESLREQVMINQFVLAAGCARDQAKQLLQAAHWQFETALSIFFQEATVPNCHHAQNNRFNSVNMITPANTPATPPNFPDTLMAFSKMSASDKMSGSSSGPFSYSTSPPLNNNSNLQHQSATMASSGHPRTQR, from the exons atggaatcacTCAGGGAACAAGTAATGATTAATCAATTTGTGTTAGCTGCTGGCTGTGCAAGAGATCAAGCAAAACAGCTCTTACAAGCCGCTCATTGGCAATTTGAG acggcgcttagcattttttttcaagaagcaACAGTGCCCAATTGCCATCATGCTCAGAATAATCGGTTCAATTCAGTGAAC ATGATCACTCCAGCAAATACACCAGCCACACCTCCCAACTTCCCTGACACACTCATGGCTTTCTCAAAAATGTCTGCCAGTGATAAAATGTCTGGGAGCTCCTCTGGGCCCTTTTCCTACTCTACATCCCCTCCTCTTAACAACAACAGCAATCTTCAACATCAGAGCGCCACCATGGCATCATCGGGCCATCCTCGTACACAACGATAA